In Lycium ferocissimum isolate CSIRO_LF1 chromosome 3, AGI_CSIRO_Lferr_CH_V1, whole genome shotgun sequence, the genomic window aaaaagACCCATGCTCGgcgtgtcacgccccaaaactgGGGTGGCCGGCACCCGGTGCCTTACTTGACCCCGAGCATACCACTCTGTGACTTGTGAAACCTAAATGCAATCAAACAATCTAGGCCGATAAGGCCAATATGTAAAGCAAACAATACCAATTTGGGCCGACAATGCCGTACTCAGAATCATCTGAAATAGGATTACCccaatacatatatacaaacatattTGAATGGGCCAACAAGGCCAACGTATGTCCCTGCAAACAACAAAATCCAAAACAAGATATACATAAGGGACGACAAGGCCACCATACTGATGTACTGGATATACAGGACACGTCTACAAACCTCTAGGAAGATCAAGTTGTATtgtggtcgggacagggcctcggCCTATCGATTATCTCTATATACACAAAAACAATACCAACTCTGGACCTCGTAACTCCGGATGAGATGGAGCTTACCAATCAAGTTGATACTCTGTACTGTCTACTGGGGAGGCCTACCTGTCTGTCTATCCGAACCTGCAAGCATGAAATGCAGCGCCCCCGGAAAAAGGGATGTCAATACgaaataatatactgagtatgtaaggcaactgaaatgtcacaccccaaaccatggcctgggTATAATACAGCACTCGGTTTCTTGATGCATGTGACCAAaagaaccacatggcttgctgaatcaacaagGGACATGTACAGATGCGGAATATAAGTTAAAAACATTAAAAGTTTGAATAAAGAATGTGATATCATAATAATActgaaaatacttttaaaacatgAGTACAGAAGTATTCTGAAAACATAATAGTACAGCCCACAAGGCTAAACATAACTGAATACCCAACATGACATActaactagtctatgaaacctctgacatgagtctgaaATACTGAACtgttgctgggacaaggcccccagcataccttactGTCTAACATGACATGACTACTGAAAAGTAAAGACAACGGCCCGAAGGAagtgggctcaccaaatagcTGATACGATGATGTCCTAACGAGCAgatccgtcgtcctgtaaattagtgcctgcatcgtgaaatgcaggccccgggCAAAAGGGACATCCGtatatttgaattgtactggtatgtaaagcaaccgaatgaataaacatagaacatgaaatagTAGAGTTGAAACTAAAACTGTAAACTGTAAACTGAACATGAACGTGAGTATCATCTGACATgagtataatataacataagtaaaacattttTAAGTAACTATATATCTgtgggagagccttagtataacTGACAACATGAAGTCACCACGCGAgcacgtggagtctggtacctggTCCAACCAGTAGAGCAATCCCATAGCTTGCCGGGGTATGAGACATGAGCatgacatgaaaggatccaatcaattGTCTGAAGGTGTCGTCCTAATTGGGCGGATCGACCCTTACCCTACGCTAGCATACATAGTTTCAAGCTGTCTGAGTCTTCTCGTTAATATGTACTACTCCTAaggcatgaacatgaatataaatgGCATATGATCCCATGGTTTGTATAACATGACTTGTAAGCATGACTTGTAAACAtgacttgtaaacatgatttataaacatgacttgtaaacatgatttttatgtataaactaacatgtatatagatatataatataacttatatagatatataatataacttgtatgaaacaTGAAACATGTAAAATGCATGCCCAGAATCTGAATAATATTGATCCAGAACACATGTCGAGAACCTATGGAATTCAAAACATGggtgttcatggattacagacagattcaTGGCAACCAAAATGATATTCATGACTACAAATAATGGAAACATGGTTGAACATGatggtatacatatatataatcttgCACCTAGGGTTCATCATGAATTGAGATataattttccttaaatttgaGGAGAAAACGTGTTTCATGGATTatacgtggcgtggggaagaaaaatgatattcccacacgtggatagaagccctacataccttagttgctcCAAAACTTAAAGGAAAAGTCTGAACCTTTGAAGAAGAACCCTAAGAATATGAACTTGAAACCTTGAGAAGGGTTTTTTTGAAACCCTAAGATTGTAGTGTAGAATCTTGTTAAATGTATAAGTGTTAGAATTACTTAGGAATACTTGGGAGGGACTTAACTTGATGTgggaggatgaggagaggagagaaaactcgtgctagggcttggagaactgaaaaatggaataaaaattCGGGAAAACGCGACTTTAATAAACCTCGGGGTTGTCTGCATTGTCATCTACGTCGCAGATGCTAACACACTTTCACAACAGAATGTTGGAAACTTCGGAATGGAAAATTTGGCCCAAATGCATTACAGATGGCCATCTGCGTCGCATACGTCATGTCCGCCGAATCGCTTCTGGACCCCGATATGAAAcagccataactttttgtacaaatgTCAGTTTGACCTCCACaatatatggatggaaaggtatttcaaagtcCTACAACTTTCGTTCatgaagttttctcaaattcctaattAATAAAGGGTTATTCTAGCTTGAAGTAAGCCCttgtgcaaactcacttgaaaacatgctccgTAGAGTAGCTTCTGACTTTGCTTTTCCCTAAGCTtattcttatgacttgattccATTATTTCTCCCATCTTGGTTCATTATATCACCATATTACGTGTCAAACCTTAGCCCAAAAGTGTGGGATGTTACATGAATAACTGAAACTGATGTTGATAAATGAATCAACTGAAATCAAGAATACTCTAAAAGTATACTTACCTGCTCTGAATCATCTTTTACATAATATAGTAATCTAGCTAGTCGACCACATATAGGGCTCGGTGTATAAGGATACTCTCTCTGTCCGTATAGACTGAGCATAAGGATACTCTCTCTAGCTGTGTAGGCCAGGCATAAGGATACTCTCTTCAGCCGTATAGGCCTGGCATAAAGATACTCTCTCTAGCTAACAAGCTAGGTACACGGATACTCTCTCCAGCTAATAAGCTGGGTATAAGAATACTGTGATAGTATCGAATAACTGTAAATATAACTTTTTGTAAAAGGTTGTGCATCCACCAAACATAGtatggagggacctggttgttaaccagttcccttatgcaatgcaataTGTAAAGGTCACATGATGTTAtcatggaaaactccttgctcaagggattaaaaaacACGACCTACCACATTAGTATTTCACTTCCACTAACCGAGCAATTTCcgattacaacctattgcaagCTAGGAACTagctcccataatccctcaatCCTTATAATAGTAgaaacctaggaactaactcccgtaGTCCTTCAATCTTTGCAATACACCAATTGCAGACACCAATGTTTTAAAAAGCGAGAAGCGAAAAAAAGCGACGAGGCCTCGCTTCACCGAAGCGAGAAGCGTGAAGCGAAGCGCGCGCTTTTTTCATGTGAAGCGCAGTTTaatacaaaaatattaaatcGGCATAgataaataacttaaattaaGAAGTAAATCATAGATACTAGAACTAGATATTCAATAATCCTCATAAGTCATAACATATTAAGCAAATGCAAAACCAAATCACAAAGTGAGCAACATCCTATTCTTTAACAAGATCTCCAATCTCTTGAAGTGTCATCATGTTCGAGTTATTGTATTggtcatcatcttcttcttcttcttcttcatcagaGGCTTCATCAATTAGGGTTCTACTTGAGCTTGTCGCTACTCTTTCCTTGCTCCTTAAAGTACTCCCCTAAAATCATAAATATCCTCCTCAACTCCACTTGCCACACTAACATGACCAAAAGTGAGACCTTCTCCTTCatatacttcttcttcttcttcatgattTTGGGGGGGCTCCAGTTAACCATTCATTTGCTTCATCAATGTTATCCAACAAAATTGGATCAATGGTATCACGAACTTTGTAATGACGCTCCAATGTTCTATTATATTTAATGAACACTAGATCATTGAGTTTCTTTAGCTCAAGCCTATTCCTCCTCTTAGTATGAATCTGCACATAGTTGTAGAAAGTAATTGAGAGGAGTACTTAGGACAATTGAGATACACTTTAGTTTACTAATAATGTAATATAGCTTTTCACCTGTTCATACACACTCCAATTCCTCTCGCATCCGGATGAGCTACAAGTTAAAGTTTGAATTCTAAAAGCAAATTCTTTCAAGTTTGGAACTCCATGACCAAATTGCATCCACCAATTAACTGTAGAGGTATTATTTTAGAAGATTTTAGAAGTTAGTAATGTAAAAGTTAAAGCTCTAAAGAGTAAAAACAACTGAAACAACTTGCTCACGTGGTGACAATTTGGTTCTGGCTCTAACAGCTTGAAGTAATCCTAGTGTTTCATCTGCTGCCATGTACTTACCAAGCTCCTCCCCTATTTGGTCTTGCAAGACATCATCTGGCACCATCCTCGTAATACATGCATGATATCCTGCCCACACTTTGCTATCTAAAGTCttcttctcatttttaacataaaagAACCCGAGGTTCAAAACATGCGCGGCTGCATGCAAAGGTTGATTAAGTTGATCCATCCACCTTTTATCAACACTTTAAAAAACTTTCCCATATTTCCTCTTATCTTTTTCAAATGCCTTTTCAATAGCTTCTTTGGCCCTATCCATGGCCTCATAAATGTAGCCCATTGGTGGTTGTTTCTCCCCATCCACCAAACGAAGTACAGTAACCAAAGGATTACCAACTTTAAGTGCTTGAACACAGTCATTCCAAAAATATGGACCAACAATATGTCTCACAACTTCTTTCCCAAGAGCTTCCTTTGCATAGATACTCTCACTCTATTCAGTTGACATGAACAAGGTTCTCAAGTTTTTCTTTTGCAAGTAAAAAGTTTGCAAAGTCATGACAGCGGTTACAAATCTTGTCTTAGCTGGTTTCACCAAATTTCTTTGGTTTGTGTATCTCCTCATCATGTTCAACAATAATGGCCTCTGACTAATGTAAGAATGTATCTTAACAGCCTTGGCAAAAACtgtagaaaaataaattttcatagTTATAAGTATAAACAATTAAcctgatgtcacgacccaactaagGGCCATGAAGGGTACTGGGAGCTATCCTACAGAGCACCACCCATCATACTTGTCTTCAAACTCTTCCTGAATATACATTTCTCTCAGCACGGAACTTTTCATAATACAATCGTTATCATTTCCAAAATACATCTACATTTGTGCACAAAAGCCtacgaggctatcaaaaatgatatacaaatattCACTGTAGTaatcatgagacatctactacccacacataagtatctacgagcctttacaagaatactgagacataagggcgggacagggccccgccatacctaatacatgtacacaaaaggatATACCCAAAGTCTGTAACTCTgaagtaatggagtgctcctgtatatatatgttgaacaggctcctaggaatctgggccacctccctgcctacctgtgggcatgaacacagcgtccataaaagaaaggacgtcagtacgaataaagtactgagtatgtaaggcatgtatgataacataataagaaaatacagaAGCATAAAAAGAAGGGATAACTGTACTGCGCGCCTCTTAAGGTGgaatcacatatacatacataaactgtctggATCAACAACGtcgttagcccgcgtccgggcaaaTCATcccatgccgcccactagtggtgttgcCCGTACTATATAGACACAGTGTAGTAAGCCACCCGCCTTAGCAGTGCTGCCCAGCCATCTCGGCACGGtgtataagccgcccgccttagcggtgctgcccggccatctaggcacagtgtaatcatcatcatatacttaacatgaagcatgcattaggaatcaattaaatactacaac contains:
- the LOC132050293 gene encoding uncharacterized protein LOC132050293, which translates into the protein MDQLNQPLHAAAHVLNLGFFYVKNEKKTLDSKVWAGYHACITRMVPDDVLQDQIGEELGKYMAADETLGLLQAVRARTKLSPLNWWMQFGHGVPNLKEFAFRIQTLTCSSSGCERNWSVYEQVKSYITLLVN